In Amycolatopsis coloradensis, one genomic interval encodes:
- the cobA gene encoding uroporphyrinogen-III C-methyltransferase, with the protein MDDPHYLSGLDLAGRRVVMIGGGTVAQRRLPRLISAGARVELVSPHTTPSVSAMADAGEIAWHERRYAEGDLTDAWYALACTNDPEVNAAVCAEAERARVFCVRADDGDRGSAVTPASGRHGGLLVGVLSGGEPLRSATVRDSVLDGLRAGTVADGRVPDAHDDLPGVALVGGGPGDPELITVRGRRLLARADVVVADRLAPRELLDELAPHVEIVDAAKIPYGRAASQDVINSTLIDRAKAGKFVVRLKGGDPYLFGRGFEEVLACAEAGIPVTMVPGITSAFSVPAAADVPVTHRGVAHEVVVVSGHVAPDDEKSLVDWDQLAKMRGTIVLMMGVERLPLFAKALQAGRPGDTPVAIIEDGTMRTQRVLRSTLDKVVEDAATAGVRPPAVIVFGPVAGLAQPS; encoded by the coding sequence ATGGATGACCCGCATTACCTCTCCGGCCTCGACCTGGCCGGCCGTCGTGTCGTGATGATCGGTGGCGGGACGGTCGCCCAGCGCCGCCTGCCGCGGCTGATCAGCGCCGGCGCGCGGGTCGAACTGGTCTCGCCGCACACCACGCCGTCGGTGAGTGCCATGGCCGACGCAGGCGAGATCGCCTGGCACGAGCGCCGCTACGCCGAGGGCGACCTCACCGACGCCTGGTACGCGCTGGCGTGCACGAACGACCCCGAGGTCAACGCCGCCGTCTGCGCCGAGGCCGAACGCGCGCGGGTGTTCTGTGTCCGCGCCGACGACGGCGATCGCGGCAGCGCGGTCACCCCGGCCTCCGGCAGGCATGGCGGGCTCCTGGTCGGCGTGCTCTCCGGCGGTGAGCCGCTGCGGTCGGCCACCGTCCGGGACAGTGTCCTCGACGGCCTTCGAGCAGGCACCGTCGCCGACGGCCGGGTGCCGGACGCCCACGACGACCTTCCCGGCGTCGCTCTCGTGGGCGGTGGCCCCGGAGACCCGGAACTGATCACCGTCCGCGGCCGCCGTCTCCTCGCCAGGGCCGACGTCGTCGTCGCCGACCGGCTGGCCCCGCGCGAACTGCTCGACGAACTCGCGCCCCATGTCGAGATCGTCGACGCCGCGAAGATCCCGTACGGCCGCGCCGCCAGCCAGGACGTGATCAACTCCACCCTGATCGACCGGGCCAAGGCCGGGAAGTTCGTCGTGCGGCTCAAGGGCGGCGACCCGTACCTGTTCGGCCGTGGCTTCGAAGAAGTCCTCGCCTGCGCCGAAGCGGGCATCCCGGTGACGATGGTCCCCGGCATCACGAGCGCGTTCTCCGTCCCCGCCGCGGCGGACGTCCCGGTGACCCACCGGGGTGTGGCGCACGAGGTCGTCGTGGTGTCCGGTCACGTCGCGCCGGACGACGAGAAGTCACTGGTGGACTGGGATCAGCTGGCGAAGATGCGCGGCACGATCGTGCTGATGATGGGCGTCGAGCGCTTGCCGCTGTTCGCCAAGGCGCTCCAGGCGGGGCGGCCGGGTGACACGCCGGTGGCGATCATCGAGGACGGCACCATGCGTACGCAGCGGGTGCTCCGCTCCACTTTGGACAAGGTGGTCGAGGACGCGGCGACGGCCGGGGTGCGGCCGCCCGCGGTGATCGTCTTCGGCCCGGTGGCGGGGCTGGCTCAGCCTTCGTAG
- a CDS encoding GNAT family N-acetyltransferase, with the protein MTVEPAPTRGAGAEELRTGRLLLRRPDPGDLDAIFALHTDPEACTHNPSDLLGTRKEAELLLLRWSHQWNRYGFGYWTIRRHDSAEPLGFCGLKIVGFRRRPVLNLFYRFFPSSWGSGYASEAAAAAVGWARAHRPDDLVIARVRPENVASQRVALRAGLVRAEHLDTAGDDGTDWFFVSDPGYEG; encoded by the coding sequence ATGACCGTTGAGCCTGCCCCGACCCGGGGCGCGGGCGCGGAAGAACTGCGGACCGGGCGGCTGCTCTTACGCCGCCCGGATCCCGGAGACCTCGACGCGATCTTCGCCCTTCACACCGATCCGGAGGCCTGCACGCACAACCCTTCGGATCTGCTGGGCACGCGCAAGGAGGCGGAGCTTCTGCTGCTCCGCTGGTCGCACCAGTGGAACAGGTACGGCTTCGGATACTGGACGATCCGTCGCCACGACTCGGCGGAGCCGCTGGGGTTCTGCGGGCTGAAGATCGTCGGCTTCCGGCGCCGCCCGGTGCTGAACCTCTTCTACCGCTTCTTCCCCTCGTCCTGGGGTTCCGGCTACGCCAGTGAGGCCGCCGCAGCGGCGGTGGGCTGGGCCCGCGCCCACCGGCCGGACGACCTCGTGATCGCCCGCGTCCGGCCGGAGAACGTCGCGTCGCAGCGGGTGGCTTTGCGGGCCGGACTGGTCCGCGCGGAGCACCTCGACACCGCCGGCGACGACGGCACCGACTGGTTCTTCGTCTCGGACCCCGGCTACGAAGGCTGA
- a CDS encoding D-Ala-D-Ala carboxypeptidase family metallohydrolase: protein MRIRFLLPMLALVAGLGTAVATPAAADPGPVTAGEVSVADACYSWGRTLSQGASGEDVRQLQIRVAGYPGYGGVLAIDGQFGAGTKAAVTRFQQAYGLAADGIAGSATFTKLYALQDDDCTPVNFTYAELNRCNSDWSGGNVSAATAKANALVSMWKLQAMRHAMGDRPIDVNGGFRSVACNNAVGGATNSRHLYGDAVDLGAGSQGFCGLAKQARNHGFAEILGPGYPGHNDHTHVAHRSTRFWSASSCGI, encoded by the coding sequence ATGCGCATTCGTTTCCTCCTGCCGATGCTCGCCCTGGTGGCCGGGCTCGGTACCGCGGTGGCCACTCCGGCCGCCGCCGATCCGGGCCCGGTGACGGCGGGCGAAGTGTCCGTCGCCGACGCCTGTTACTCCTGGGGGCGCACGCTGTCCCAGGGCGCGTCCGGTGAGGACGTCCGGCAACTGCAGATCCGGGTCGCCGGTTACCCCGGTTACGGGGGCGTGCTCGCCATCGACGGCCAGTTCGGCGCGGGCACCAAGGCCGCGGTCACTCGCTTCCAGCAGGCGTACGGGCTGGCCGCGGACGGCATCGCCGGGTCGGCCACGTTCACGAAGCTCTACGCGTTGCAGGACGACGACTGCACGCCGGTCAACTTCACCTACGCCGAACTGAACCGGTGCAACTCCGACTGGTCGGGCGGCAACGTCTCAGCGGCGACGGCGAAGGCCAACGCGCTGGTCTCGATGTGGAAGCTGCAGGCGATGCGGCACGCCATGGGCGACCGGCCGATCGACGTCAACGGCGGCTTCCGCAGCGTCGCCTGCAACAACGCGGTCGGTGGCGCGACCAATAGCCGTCATCTCTACGGTGACGCCGTCGATCTCGGTGCCGGCTCACAGGGCTTCTGCGGACTGGCGAAGCAGGCCCGAAACCACGGGTTCGCGGAGATCCTCGGGCCGGGCTACCCCGGCCACAACGATCACACGCACGTGGCACACCGGTCGACGCGGTTCTGGTCGGCCTCGTCCTGCGGGATCTGA
- the rpmB gene encoding 50S ribosomal protein L28 codes for MSAVCQVTGRKPGYGKQVSHSHRRTSRRWEPNLQAKRYFVPSEGRWVRLRVSVKGMKTIDKRGIEAVVAELRAKGVKL; via the coding sequence ATGTCCGCCGTGTGCCAGGTCACCGGCCGCAAACCGGGCTACGGGAAGCAGGTGTCGCATTCGCATCGGCGCACGTCCCGGCGCTGGGAGCCGAACCTGCAGGCCAAGCGGTACTTCGTGCCGAGCGAAGGGCGCTGGGTCCGGCTGCGGGTCTCGGTGAAGGGCATGAAGACCATCGACAAGCGGGGCATCGAAGCCGTCGTGGCCGAGCTCCGCGCGAAAGGGGTGAAGCTCTGA
- a CDS encoding adenylate cyclase → MLTREDAVKAVENAVDAAALFARHRYRELAAVLHPDRNPGDARAHRAAATLNRLHDDWKRARRQTVTTATSTYTLTAPHAVGSVATTYRTTGPHLVKLVRDPALNPLIHAEWDALRALDGFTERHRWLRPYYPRLLDTSGPVARGDRAFSVLDPLVDGFATLADIGKAFPGGLDGRDYAWMHRRLLRAVAGAHRAGVVHGHLTADNVLVHPGRHGIVVVGWSFAVEDGVLPLAADNSIDYPPEVHKGQPVTTATDVHMLHRMMLELLAPDETRQREFATWCTQESPAQRPDAADLLDEYDALLDDLYGPRTFRPFTIPETGA, encoded by the coding sequence ATGCTCACCAGGGAAGACGCCGTGAAGGCGGTCGAGAACGCGGTCGACGCTGCCGCTCTGTTCGCCCGCCATCGCTACCGCGAACTGGCGGCCGTGCTCCACCCCGACCGCAACCCCGGCGACGCGCGCGCCCACCGGGCCGCCGCCACCCTCAACCGCCTTCACGACGATTGGAAACGCGCCAGGCGCCAGACGGTCACGACGGCGACCTCGACGTACACCCTCACCGCACCGCACGCGGTGGGCAGTGTCGCCACGACGTACCGGACCACCGGGCCACACCTGGTGAAACTCGTCCGCGACCCGGCGCTCAATCCGCTGATCCACGCCGAATGGGACGCGTTGCGGGCGCTAGACGGCTTCACCGAACGGCACCGGTGGCTGCGCCCCTACTACCCGCGGCTGCTGGACACTTCCGGTCCGGTGGCCAGAGGTGACCGCGCGTTCAGCGTCCTCGATCCGCTCGTCGACGGTTTCGCCACCCTCGCCGATATCGGAAAAGCCTTCCCCGGCGGGCTCGACGGCCGCGACTACGCGTGGATGCACCGCCGCCTCCTGCGTGCCGTGGCCGGCGCGCATCGGGCGGGTGTCGTCCACGGCCATCTCACCGCGGACAACGTGCTCGTCCATCCGGGACGGCACGGCATCGTCGTCGTCGGCTGGTCGTTCGCCGTCGAGGACGGTGTGCTCCCGCTCGCGGCGGACAACTCCATCGACTACCCACCGGAAGTCCACAAAGGACAACCGGTGACCACGGCGACCGACGTCCACATGCTCCACCGCATGATGCTGGAACTCCTGGCACCGGACGAAACCCGCCAACGCGAGTTCGCGACCTGGTGCACACAGGAATCCCCGGCACAACGACCCGACGCCGCCGATCTGCTCGACGAGTACGACGCGCTGCTCGACGACCTGTACGGCCCCCGCACCTTCCGACCCTTCACCATCCCCGAGACAGGAGCCTGA
- the rpsN gene encoding 30S ribosomal protein S14: MAKKSKIAKNEQRKVVAARYVERRRELKATIASPSASPEEKAAAVSALQAMPRDASATRIRNRDAADGRPRGYLRKFGLSRVRMRQMAHNGELPGVTKSSW, from the coding sequence ATGGCCAAGAAGTCGAAGATCGCCAAGAACGAGCAGCGCAAGGTCGTCGCCGCCCGCTACGTCGAACGGCGTCGCGAGCTGAAGGCCACCATCGCCTCGCCCTCCGCGTCGCCGGAGGAGAAGGCGGCCGCCGTGTCGGCCCTGCAGGCGATGCCGCGGGACGCCAGCGCGACCCGGATCCGCAATCGCGACGCCGCGGACGGCCGTCCTCGCGGCTACCTGCGGAAGTTCGGGCTCTCGCGGGTCCGGATGCGGCAGATGGCGCACAACGGCGAACTGCCCGGCGTCACGAAGTCGAGCTGGTGA
- a CDS encoding crotonase/enoyl-CoA hydratase family protein, whose translation MTATADSLPDLVSLKVEIDGHVAEVTLLGPSKGNAMGPDFWRELPIVFRALDADPQVRAVVLTGSGKHFSYGLDLPAMMPSWGEMLGGDALAGPRTRFLDEVRALQASVSSVAECRKPVIAAISGWCIGGGVDVIAAADIRLASADAKFSVREVKVAIVADLGSLQRLAPIIGEGHLRELALTGKDIDAARAEKIGLVNDVYADQDTLLAEARKLAAEIATNPPLVVQGTKNVLSANTERQVADGLRYVSAWNAAFLPSKDLGEAVQAFLERRAPEFKGE comes from the coding sequence ATGACCGCTACAGCTGACAGTCTTCCCGATCTCGTTTCGCTCAAGGTGGAGATCGACGGGCACGTCGCCGAAGTGACGCTGCTCGGTCCGTCCAAGGGCAACGCGATGGGCCCCGATTTCTGGCGTGAGCTGCCGATCGTCTTCCGCGCGCTCGACGCGGACCCCCAGGTCAGGGCGGTCGTGCTGACCGGGAGCGGCAAGCACTTCTCCTACGGGCTCGACCTGCCCGCGATGATGCCCAGCTGGGGCGAAATGCTCGGCGGCGACGCGCTCGCGGGCCCGCGGACCAGGTTCCTCGACGAGGTCCGGGCCCTCCAGGCGAGCGTGTCCTCGGTCGCGGAATGCCGTAAACCGGTCATCGCGGCCATTTCCGGCTGGTGCATCGGCGGTGGCGTCGACGTGATCGCGGCCGCGGACATCCGCCTGGCGAGCGCCGACGCGAAGTTCAGCGTGCGCGAGGTCAAGGTCGCGATCGTGGCCGACCTCGGCAGCCTCCAGCGGCTCGCGCCGATCATCGGCGAGGGACACCTGCGCGAACTGGCCCTGACCGGCAAGGACATCGACGCCGCCCGCGCGGAGAAGATCGGCCTGGTCAACGACGTCTACGCGGACCAGGACACCCTGCTGGCCGAGGCCCGCAAGCTGGCGGCGGAGATCGCGACGAACCCGCCGCTGGTCGTGCAGGGCACCAAGAACGTCCTCTCGGCCAACACCGAACGTCAGGTCGCGGACGGCCTGCGCTACGTCTCGGCCTGGAACGCGGCCTTCCTGCCCAGCAAGGACCTGGGCGAGGCCGTGCAGGCCTTCCTCGAGCGCCGCGCGCCCGAGTTCAAGGGGGAGTAG
- a CDS encoding NUDIX domain-containing protein, with product MIDSTPVSVDVLVVRFAPGTRNVLLGIAPRAAEPFEGELALPGVLLGLGERLREAAHRAVVGKLGLPSDALSATGQLATFDEPNRDPRGPTLSIALWATVNPALDDPGNVVWVPLDEVPPLAFDHDRIVADCRPMLAERLWRDVAFTAGLLGPIFTTAQALDATEALTGDRPYPANLGRTMERVPGLRRTTEHAAALPKGGRPPSLWRWE from the coding sequence GTGATCGATTCGACGCCGGTGTCCGTTGACGTGCTCGTGGTGCGGTTCGCCCCCGGCACCCGGAACGTGCTGCTGGGAATCGCGCCGCGGGCGGCCGAGCCTTTCGAGGGCGAACTCGCGCTGCCCGGCGTACTGCTCGGGCTCGGGGAACGGCTGAGGGAGGCGGCGCACCGGGCGGTGGTCGGCAAACTCGGCCTGCCGTCCGACGCGCTTTCGGCGACGGGACAGCTCGCCACCTTCGACGAGCCGAACCGTGATCCCCGCGGTCCCACCCTCTCCATCGCCTTGTGGGCCACGGTGAATCCCGCCCTCGACGATCCGGGGAACGTGGTGTGGGTTCCGCTGGACGAGGTCCCGCCGCTGGCGTTCGACCACGACCGGATCGTAGCGGACTGCCGCCCGATGCTGGCCGAACGGCTGTGGCGGGATGTCGCCTTCACCGCCGGGCTGCTGGGGCCGATCTTCACCACGGCACAGGCGCTGGACGCCACCGAAGCGCTGACCGGGGACCGCCCCTATCCGGCCAACCTCGGCCGGACGATGGAGCGGGTCCCCGGTTTGCGGCGTACCACCGAACACGCGGCCGCCCTCCCCAAGGGAGGACGGCCGCCGTCACTGTGGCGCTGGGAGTGA
- a CDS encoding AMP-binding protein: protein MSASEAYRTFRDARDYLQAHREDYETAYRDFTWPRPAEFNWALDWFDVVAADPANQDRYALWIVEEDGIENRWTYPEMARRSNQVANWLRSLGVARGDRLILMLGNQGELWQTILAAIKLGAVIIPASTLLGPADLTDRVERGAAKHVVIRSVDAHKFENVEGGYTRIAVGEPVEGWRSFVDAYEEAGTFTPDGPTAAEDPLLLYFTSGTTAKPKLVQHTQVSYPVGHLSTMYWIGLEPGDVHLNISSPGWAKHAWSNVFAPWNAEATVFLYNYARFDAVSLMAQMDRCGITSFCAPPTVWRMLIQADLTVLKTPPRKVVGAGEPLNPEVIDQVEKAWGVTIRDGFGQTESSVQIANTPGQDVVPGSMGRPLPGFTVALVDPVTGERAQEGEICLDLEKPPVGLMAGYADDEERSAAAFANGFYHTGDVGSIDERGYITYVGRTDDVFKASDYRISPFELESVLLEHEAVAEAAVVPAPDPIRLAVPKAYVVLTNGHEPTADTAVSILAFCREHLAPYKRIRRLEFTELPKTISGKIRRVELRGRENEADGRPAGEFREEDFPQLKG from the coding sequence GTGAGCGCTTCGGAGGCATACCGCACGTTCCGCGACGCACGGGACTATCTGCAGGCCCATCGCGAGGACTACGAAACCGCTTATCGGGACTTCACCTGGCCCCGGCCCGCCGAGTTCAACTGGGCGCTGGACTGGTTCGACGTCGTCGCGGCCGACCCGGCCAACCAGGACCGGTACGCGCTGTGGATCGTCGAAGAGGACGGCATCGAGAACCGCTGGACCTATCCGGAGATGGCGCGGCGGTCCAACCAGGTCGCGAACTGGCTGCGCTCACTCGGCGTGGCCAGGGGCGACCGGCTGATCCTGATGCTCGGCAACCAGGGCGAGCTGTGGCAGACGATCCTCGCCGCGATCAAACTGGGCGCCGTCATCATCCCGGCCTCGACCCTGCTCGGCCCGGCGGACCTCACCGACCGGGTCGAGCGGGGCGCGGCGAAACACGTGGTGATCCGGTCCGTCGACGCGCACAAGTTCGAGAACGTCGAGGGCGGCTACACCCGCATCGCCGTCGGTGAACCGGTCGAGGGCTGGCGATCCTTCGTGGACGCCTACGAGGAAGCGGGCACCTTCACGCCCGACGGCCCGACGGCGGCGGAAGACCCGCTCCTGCTGTACTTCACGTCAGGGACCACCGCGAAGCCGAAACTGGTGCAGCACACGCAGGTCTCGTACCCGGTCGGTCATCTGTCCACAATGTACTGGATCGGTCTCGAACCGGGCGATGTCCACCTCAACATCTCGTCGCCCGGTTGGGCGAAACACGCGTGGAGCAACGTTTTCGCTCCGTGGAACGCCGAGGCGACGGTGTTCCTCTACAACTACGCGCGGTTCGACGCGGTCTCCTTGATGGCGCAGATGGATCGGTGCGGCATCACCAGTTTCTGCGCTCCGCCGACGGTGTGGCGGATGCTCATCCAAGCGGATCTGACCGTGCTGAAGACGCCGCCGCGCAAGGTGGTCGGCGCGGGTGAGCCGCTCAACCCCGAAGTGATCGACCAGGTCGAAAAGGCTTGGGGGGTCACGATTCGCGACGGTTTCGGGCAGACGGAGAGCAGTGTCCAGATCGCCAACACGCCCGGGCAGGACGTCGTGCCGGGGTCGATGGGCCGCCCGCTGCCGGGCTTCACCGTGGCGCTCGTGGACCCCGTCACCGGCGAACGGGCGCAGGAGGGTGAGATCTGCCTCGACCTCGAGAAGCCGCCGGTCGGGCTGATGGCCGGATACGCGGACGACGAGGAACGTTCCGCCGCGGCCTTCGCGAACGGCTTCTACCACACCGGTGACGTCGGTTCGATCGACGAACGCGGCTACATCACCTACGTGGGCCGGACGGACGACGTCTTCAAGGCGTCGGACTACCGGATCTCGCCGTTCGAACTGGAAAGTGTCCTGCTGGAACACGAAGCGGTCGCCGAAGCCGCCGTCGTCCCCGCGCCCGATCCGATCCGTCTCGCGGTGCCGAAGGCGTACGTCGTCCTGACGAACGGGCACGAACCGACCGCCGACACCGCGGTGTCCATCCTGGCCTTCTGCCGGGAACATCTGGCGCCGTACAAGCGAATCCGGCGGCTGGAGTTCACCGAACTGCCGAAGACGATCTCCGGCAAGATCCGGCGCGTCGAGCTGCGCGGGCGGGAGAACGAGGCCGACGGACGGCCGGCGGGGGAGTTCCGCGAGGAGGACTTCCCGCAGCTGAAGGGCTGA
- a CDS encoding adenylosuccinate synthetase, with product MSLLDGHVVVVGLGFGDEGKGAVVDALCAGLPTTAVVRFNGGAQAAHNVVVDGRHHTFSQFGAGTFAGVPTHLSRFVLVEPFALAAEARRLEAAGVRNPLSLLSIDGRALLTTPFHIHANRAREEARGVNRHGSCGKGIGETVWYSLLPGAAPGDVVESQEVIGTPGEAPTVADCARPSVLRRKLDALARFYAPLATPPHSVDELVALYRDFAGAVRITDGDETGRLADSGRLVFEGAQGALLDQYHGFHPHTTWSTTTPHNARALLGGRPHTVMGVTRTYLTRHGAGPLPTESAAVLARFPEAHNETGEFQGAWRAGHLDAALLDYAIAACDGVDALAVTHLDATGLKVVPRDGSAAVDLPDPLAWFGARLPVAVMGYGPDRAGYRVAEARSTINA from the coding sequence ATGAGTCTCCTGGACGGTCACGTGGTGGTGGTCGGGCTCGGCTTCGGCGACGAAGGCAAGGGCGCGGTTGTCGACGCGCTCTGCGCCGGCCTGCCCACCACCGCCGTGGTCCGCTTCAACGGGGGCGCGCAGGCCGCGCACAACGTCGTCGTGGACGGGCGGCACCACACCTTCAGCCAGTTCGGGGCGGGCACGTTCGCCGGCGTGCCCACCCATCTGTCGCGGTTCGTGCTCGTCGAGCCGTTCGCGCTGGCCGCGGAAGCGCGGCGGCTGGAAGCGGCGGGTGTCCGGAATCCGCTCTCGCTGCTGAGCATCGACGGCCGGGCTCTGCTCACCACGCCGTTCCACATCCACGCCAACCGGGCCAGGGAGGAGGCCCGGGGCGTGAACCGGCACGGCTCGTGCGGCAAGGGCATCGGCGAGACCGTCTGGTACTCGCTGTTGCCCGGGGCCGCGCCGGGGGACGTCGTGGAGAGCCAGGAGGTGATCGGGACGCCGGGGGAAGCGCCCACGGTCGCCGACTGCGCCCGGCCGTCGGTGTTGCGGCGCAAACTGGACGCGCTCGCGCGGTTCTACGCGCCGCTCGCCACGCCGCCGCACAGCGTCGACGAACTGGTGGCGCTGTACCGCGATTTCGCGGGCGCGGTGCGGATCACCGACGGGGACGAAACGGGGCGGCTGGCGGATTCCGGGCGGCTGGTGTTCGAGGGAGCGCAGGGGGCTCTCCTCGACCAGTACCACGGGTTCCATCCGCACACGACCTGGTCGACGACCACGCCGCACAACGCCCGCGCCCTGTTGGGCGGACGTCCGCACACCGTCATGGGGGTGACGCGGACGTACCTCACCCGGCACGGCGCGGGGCCGCTGCCGACCGAATCCGCCGCCGTACTCGCCCGCTTTCCCGAGGCGCACAACGAAACCGGCGAGTTCCAGGGCGCGTGGCGGGCGGGCCATCTCGACGCGGCCCTGCTGGATTACGCGATCGCGGCCTGCGACGGCGTGGACGCGCTCGCGGTGACCCACCTCGACGCGACCGGGCTGAAGGTCGTGCCCCGTGACGGCTCGGCCGCCGTCGACCTGCCGGATCCGCTGGCGTGGTTCGGCGCGCGGCTGCCGGTGGCCGTCATGGGGTACGGCCCGGACAGGGCCGGTTACCGGGTCGCGGAGGCAAGGTCGACAATCAACGCGTGA
- the rpsR gene encoding 30S ribosomal protein S18, with amino-acid sequence MSAMGKPNRDRPYKRKTNLLHANKITEVDWKDVDLLRKFISDRGKIRARRVTGLTPQQQKQVATAIKNAREMALLPYPNAGR; translated from the coding sequence GTGAGCGCGATGGGCAAGCCGAACCGCGACCGTCCGTACAAGCGCAAGACGAACCTTTTGCACGCCAACAAGATCACTGAGGTCGACTGGAAGGACGTCGATCTGCTGCGGAAGTTCATCTCCGACCGCGGCAAGATCCGCGCCCGCCGGGTCACCGGGCTGACGCCCCAGCAGCAGAAACAGGTCGCCACGGCGATCAAGAACGCCCGCGAGATGGCGTTGCTGCCCTACCCCAACGCGGGGCGCTGA
- the rpmG gene encoding 50S ribosomal protein L33: protein MAKSTDIRPIIKLRSTAGTGYTYVTKKNRRNDPDRMVLRKYDPIARKHVEFKEER from the coding sequence ATGGCCAAGAGCACCGACATCCGGCCGATCATCAAGCTCCGCTCGACCGCCGGCACCGGTTACACCTACGTCACCAAGAAGAACCGCCGGAACGACCCGGACCGCATGGTGCTGCGCAAGTACGACCCGATCGCGCGCAAGCACGTCGAGTTCAAGGAGGAGCGCTGA
- a CDS encoding ankyrin repeat domain-containing protein: MTENPGQAEEFDPELLELWAKVFGFARAGATAEIVAYVDAGIPANLTNDRGDTLVMLAAYHGHAETVAALIERGADPNRENDRGQSPLAGAVFKNEPEVVKALLKGGADAMAGEPSAIDAARMFGNTELLALLES; encoded by the coding sequence ATGACGGAGAACCCCGGACAGGCCGAGGAATTCGATCCCGAACTGCTGGAGCTGTGGGCCAAGGTGTTCGGCTTCGCCCGTGCGGGCGCGACGGCCGAAATCGTCGCGTACGTCGACGCCGGTATCCCGGCGAACCTGACCAACGACCGGGGCGACACGCTGGTCATGCTCGCCGCCTACCACGGTCACGCCGAGACCGTCGCGGCACTGATCGAACGCGGCGCCGATCCGAACCGCGAGAACGACCGTGGGCAGAGCCCGCTGGCAGGCGCGGTGTTCAAGAACGAGCCCGAGGTCGTGAAGGCGCTCCTGAAGGGCGGCGCGGACGCGATGGCGGGGGAGCCGTCGGCGATCGACGCGGCCAGGATGTTCGGCAACACTGAGCTGCTGGCCCTGCTGGAGAGCTGA
- a CDS encoding alpha/beta hydrolase, translating into MSPASSATAVADLPAPAPGRRRERSSRPIELSGSFTHEGHRLAYTEFGSGDRVVVLTHGIMLTRRMHAPLARRLARAGFRAVTLDLLGHGDSDRPTDSWLYSMPAFAEQTVALLDHLEIDAAVIGGTSLGANVALEVGVAAPERALGLVVEMPVLDNAIVAGLITFAPLLMAARFLPVTVQGVALAAKLVPHGNQWVDVVTDTLSQEPAPMAALLHGVLFGRIAPPKSIRRKIETPALVIGHERDPIHPFGDADTLAADMPGAEFVQARSPVELRFDPTRLTDTIADFSARCHDR; encoded by the coding sequence ATGAGCCCGGCCAGCAGCGCCACCGCGGTCGCCGACCTGCCCGCGCCGGCACCCGGACGGCGACGGGAACGATCCTCCCGGCCGATCGAACTGTCGGGATCCTTCACCCATGAGGGTCACCGGCTCGCCTACACCGAGTTCGGCTCCGGCGACCGGGTGGTCGTCCTCACCCACGGCATCATGCTGACGAGGCGGATGCACGCCCCGCTCGCCCGCAGGCTCGCCCGGGCCGGTTTCCGGGCGGTGACCCTCGACCTGCTCGGGCACGGCGATTCGGACCGGCCCACCGACTCCTGGCTGTACTCGATGCCCGCGTTCGCCGAGCAGACCGTCGCGCTACTCGACCACCTGGAGATCGACGCCGCCGTCATCGGCGGGACGTCGCTGGGCGCCAACGTCGCGCTCGAGGTGGGCGTCGCCGCGCCGGAACGCGCGCTCGGCCTGGTCGTCGAGATGCCCGTGCTGGACAACGCGATCGTCGCCGGGCTGATCACGTTCGCACCCCTGCTCATGGCCGCCCGGTTCCTGCCGGTGACCGTGCAGGGTGTGGCGCTGGCGGCGAAACTCGTACCGCACGGCAACCAGTGGGTCGACGTCGTCACCGACACGCTGTCCCAGGAGCCCGCGCCGATGGCCGCGCTTCTGCACGGCGTGCTCTTCGGCCGGATCGCGCCGCCCAAGTCAATCCGGCGGAAGATCGAGACCCCGGCGCTGGTCATCGGGCACGAGCGCGATCCGATCCACCCCTTCGGCGACGCGGACACGCTGGCCGCGGACATGCCGGGGGCCGAGTTCGTCCAGGCCCGCAGCCCGGTCGAACTCCGCTTCGACCCCACCCGCCTGACCGACACCATCGCCGACTTCTCCGCGCGCTGTCATGACCGTTGA